The following DNA comes from Capsicum annuum cultivar UCD-10X-F1 chromosome 7, UCD10Xv1.1, whole genome shotgun sequence.
acaaacagtTGGTGTGCAATTCACAACAACCCCGAATAcatcttgaattacccaaatcccTCTTGCCTGAGTCCTCAATTCCCTTCAGCAATGTCAATTCTTCGCCTTCACGGCAATATCTTAGTGGGTTTCGGTCATCATTAATGCCTGTCCAATGTTCGTCTTCATATTCAGATGCACCAGAAACAGTGGTGTTCGAAAGCCTAAAGGGGTTTTCTTTGGATTCAGTGAAAATGGGTTTGTCTCAGTTGACTccatttaaagttttaaaatggggTTTGATGTTTTCCATTGCTGCAATTGCATCCAAATGGATGCTGAATGTGCTAGTGAATCCGTTCTTTTGGATGTATTTTAGTATGACATGGTTATATTGGCCATGGATGGTGGCTCTAAGTTTCGCAACTTACAGTTTTTATTGCTTAAACAAGCATTTACGTGGGGAGGCAAATGTGGTTGAGCAGTTTGTGATTGTTAGTTCAGCATTCACTTGGCTTACGTTAGTACCACCTGCACATTTCAATGGTTTTCTTGAAGGTTGGCCTGTTGTGTTCTTTTTGGTGtatcattatttctttttcttgaatgTGAGTATACGTAAACGAATGTATGGTGATTACAAACCGAGAGAGCATGACCCGAGATGGGATGTTAGTTTGCCTAAATGGAAGAAGTTGTTGTTTTGTGTTGGAGTTATGGTTGGTCATTGGGTTGCAGCATTTGAAGGTCCGGAATTGCATCTTGTACCTGGTGGATGGAGCAATTTGGGCATTTGGGGTTTGATTGTGATGGCAGTGTTTATGCAGTATCATTCTTCGTTGTATTTGGCGAAGTATTCGGAGAAGGTGGTGGTGCCTACTGCTGTCGTACAGTTTGGTCCGTATCGGTTTGTTCGTCATCCTATTTATGCTTCAACCATGCTCTTGTTTGTTGCTTATTGTATTGCTCTTAGGGCGCCTTTGAGTGCTCTCTTCATTGCTGTCGTTTGCTCCGTGTACTATGGGAATAAAGCTAAGTTAGAGGAATGTTTGATGGTAGAGAACTTTGGTGAGAGATATATGGAGTACGCAAGTAAAGTTAGATACAAACTTATTCCTTATGTTTATTAGTGCAAGTTGTTGTGAGTTGCATAATGTTTTCTTGTGTAATGCAGAAAAGAGAATGAGAATAGGAACACCTTAATTGGCTTTTCCGAGAATTTGtagtaaaaaaatcatgaaaattcaaactttttcaGGAGTAACAGCAGGGAAGACATAAACTTGGCCTTCAAAAGAAATAGTTTGTTCTATTGTTTCAAATGtagtttccttttgttgttcttcGTTTGTCGtgatttcttctttattaaacTTGTGGTTTACATGATCAAGACACTTGTATCCTCCATGGTGCAACATTTCTGTATTTGCTTGTTTCCATGGTTAGCGATTCTTCAATAGCTTGACAGAGACAATATCTCCTGTATTAGATTCTGAGGACTTAGGTTTTAATATTCCAATATGTTTGATAGGTTCTGCCTTTATAACATGGCAGAAGACTTGAGAGAGTTGTCTTTCTCTATGTGGATTTTCTTTAGTAGTGTACATTTTAACTCAAATAaggatttttttcttgaaacattTATATTTGCTTGTTTATGCTCTGGGTGAATGTTTACTCTGTATATATACAATTGGAGCACTTTAAGAAACAAGTTCGGTCTTATACTAGAGAGTCCAAACGTTGCTTTAAAGTCCACGAGAAAAGAGACAACTGTCCCTTCTTCAAATCACTCTTTTCTTCATTGGCAACATCATTGCTTGGAAGCACAGACACTCAAAAGTCTTCAAGCATGGGAGATTTTCTGCTCTCAAGAAAATCCTCAGAGAATTCATGACTTTGCAGGTCCCTTTTCTTTGGCTTCTAAATTATCGTATCTTCTTTTCACTTAATTTTGTTGCTATCTAATGTCGGAACAATTTGAGaggatgtcaagaatgctttaAATATTGAAATTAGAATGTGTGAAGTGTACCCTCGTTGAGCATAGTTATTTGAAGTTTAGGTCAATTTTCTGAGTTTTAGTTAGAAATTCAATCATATTATTTCAAAACAGTCTTTTTGGTGGTTAGTATGATTTGCTGTTATTATTAAAATTCTCATAGTTTTGTTTCTTAGTATATGTTCTTTCTTGCTATTTTGTTGTCTCTTCAAGTGCTGTGTtggttttttttggtttaatataGGTGGTCCCAAAATTTACTTGAACGAGATATTCTGGAATGTCATTTATCTTTTACCTCTCTTCACCCCTCCCCGCCCCTCCACCTGGCCTCCACTCTCTCTCACACTTCCTTTCATTTAGTTAGGAGTGGTAAAGGATCTCACTTGAAAGATACTCTTCACCTACTCAATTACTTAGTTGGAGTGACTCTTACCCTCATCTTTTTACTCAGTGAAGTCCCTCTTGAAGCTATTCCCCATTCCCCAGCACTGTCTATTTTCTCCTTACCCTGGGGATGAAACAGTAAGCCGAATAGAATATAGACTTGATAGAGCCAGGGTCTGCGAAAGATGATGGGAAAGGCTGCTTGTAAGTGTGATCCTCTATCCCCTCTATCTATCACCAGAGAATCAATCTCGTAGCCTAGCTACATAGCAGGCTCAGAGCTTTTTGATGGAGGAAGAACCGCGGCTGTGGAATCTGTTTCTTTGGCCGCTGTTCTTTTACCCTGTCTTGTTGGTTAGTTATAAGAGGTGTCGTAGCTTGAAACTCTTTTTTCAAGATGAGAATCATCGACTATTTATTGCCCAAGCAAGGGAATCCATTTTCCTTCAACCTGACTTTTTGAAATGGGATTCTGAGAAGGTATAGTTTCACTAATCTaacaattttattttggttcttTCAATTTCCTCTTCCCTGAATTAAGGGCTAACGCAACAACTACCGAAACTCAAAATGAAATAAGGTAACTAGGTGTTAGGTCTTTCCGTTTGGCTTTATTACATTACTATCATGTTGGTCCTTGAATTGTAGGCTTCAGTGGGATAACTTTTCAAATCATGTCTTATAATAGTAGTCTGCACCATGCTAAGAAAAGCGAGGTCTTCTGATTTTGCTATGTTAATATACT
Coding sequences within:
- the LOC107852722 gene encoding uncharacterized protein LOC107852722, which produces MAATSPVLVYSKLPSSSFSCCNVSKHKFFSHRHFHKQLVCNSQQPRIHLELPKSLLPESSIPFSNVNSSPSRQYLSGFRSSLMPVQCSSSYSDAPETVVFESLKGFSLDSVKMGLSQLTPFKVLKWGLMFSIAAIASKWMLNVLVNPFFWMYFSMTWLYWPWMVALSFATYSFYCLNKHLRGEANVVEQFVIVSSAFTWLTLVPPAHFNGFLEGWPVVFFLVYHYFFFLNVSIRKRMYGDYKPREHDPRWDVSLPKWKKLLFCVGVMVGHWVAAFEGPELHLVPGGWSNLGIWGLIVMAVFMQYHSSLYLAKYSEKVVVPTAVVQFGPYRFVRHPIYASTMLLFVAYCIALRAPLSALFIAVVCSVYYGNKAKLEECLMVENFGERYMEYASKVRYKLIPYVY